Proteins from a genomic interval of Cuculus canorus isolate bCucCan1 chromosome 17, bCucCan1.pri, whole genome shotgun sequence:
- the FAM222A gene encoding protein FAM222A isoform X2 encodes MLACLQRTQNPPAQHLACPNKALEPRKCETAAPMHSPRYPSPAELDAYAQKVANSPLTIKIFPTNIRVPQHKHLNRTVNGYDTTGQRYSPYPLHAGGYQGLLAIVKASGKSVVKNSEGKRTKLSPAQVGVAPYPASSTLAQGPSCAGQLSYHSGQKQLEGPVPPNVTVAASVLPLAGRSLALPPSNLPSIQSIIYQINQQCQAQGAQPGCPAVVATNPSPAKHGAFTGAAAYAGAVLPECRKGAELALGSNPAVALAPKAGIYPEGMDYLVWQQKQQQQHLRMYSGGSGGGGALSKSPETCAGASRPYALGGAAEKVSSSPLNCMHGNFSVGQYFAPPWNSILVTPNSDCYNPPELGAGPRELGVPPAEGLPSKSLCNTSILSSSLQSLEYLINDIHPPCIKEQMLGKGYETVSVPRLLDHQHAHIRLPVYR; translated from the exons ATGCTGGCCTGCCTGCAGaggacccagaaccccccagcccagcacctcgCCTGCCCCAACAAGGCATTGGAACCACGCAAGT GTGAGACGGCGGCACCCATGCATTCCCCGCGCTACCCCAGCCCCGCCGAGCTGGATGCCTACGCACAGAAGGTGGCCAACAGCCCGCTGACCATCAAGATCTTCCCCACCAACATCAGGGTTCCCCAGCACAAGCACCTTAACCGGACGGTCAATGGCTATGACACCACGGGGCAGCGCTACAGCCCTTACCCGCTGCACGCCGGTGGCTACCAGGGTCTCCTGGCCATCGTCAAAGCCTCCGGCAAAAGCGTGGTGAAGAACTCGGAGGGGAAGCGGACTAAGCTCTCGCCTGCCCAGGTCGGCGTTGCTCCCTACCCCGCGTCAAGCACTTTAGCTCAAGGTCCCTCCTGCGCCGGGCAGCTGAGCTACCACAGCGGCCAGAAACAGCTGGAGGGTCCCGTGCCCCCCAACGTGACGGTGGCGGCGTCTGTGCTGCCGCTGGCGGGCAGGAGCCTGGCCCTGCCGCCGTCCAACCTGCCCTCCATCCAGAGCATCATCTACCAGATCAATCAGCAGTGCCAGGCGCAGGGTGCCCAGCCGGGCTGCCCGGCCGTCGTGGCCACCAACCCCAGCCCGGCCAAGCACGGCGCCTTCACCGGCGCTGCCGCATATGCCGGTGCTGTCTTACCGGAGTGCCGCAAGGGTGCTGAGCTGGCGCTGGGCTCCAACCCAGCCGTGGCTCTGGCACCCAAGGCAGGCATCTACCCCGAGGGCATGGACTACCTGGTctggcagcagaagcagcagcagcagcacctgcgAATGTACAGCGGGGGCAGTGGCGGCGGGGGGGCCCTCAGCAAATCCCCCGAGACGTGCGCGGGTGCCTCGCGCCCCTACGCCTTGGGTGGCGCGGCCGAGAAGGTGAGCTCGTCTCCTTTGAACTGCATGCATGGCAACTTCTCGGTGGGGCAATACTTCGCCCCACCTTGGAATAGCATCTTGGTGACCCCCAACAGCGACTGTTACAACCCGCCGGAGCTGGGGGCCGGACCCCGGGAGCTGGGGGTGCCCCCGGCCGAGGGGCTGCCCAGCAAGTCGCTCTGCAATACCTCcatcctcagcagcagcctccagTCCCTGGAGTATCTCATCAACGACATCCACCCGCCCTGCATCAAGGAGCAGATGTTGGGCAAGGGCTACGAGACCGTGTCTGTGCCAAGGCTCTTGGACCACCAGCACGCCCACATCCGCCTGCCCGTCTACAGATAA
- the FAM222A gene encoding protein FAM222A isoform X1: MRAPAGGGGGTARQEAQTMLACLQRTQNPPAQHLACPNKALEPRKCETAAPMHSPRYPSPAELDAYAQKVANSPLTIKIFPTNIRVPQHKHLNRTVNGYDTTGQRYSPYPLHAGGYQGLLAIVKASGKSVVKNSEGKRTKLSPAQVGVAPYPASSTLAQGPSCAGQLSYHSGQKQLEGPVPPNVTVAASVLPLAGRSLALPPSNLPSIQSIIYQINQQCQAQGAQPGCPAVVATNPSPAKHGAFTGAAAYAGAVLPECRKGAELALGSNPAVALAPKAGIYPEGMDYLVWQQKQQQQHLRMYSGGSGGGGALSKSPETCAGASRPYALGGAAEKVSSSPLNCMHGNFSVGQYFAPPWNSILVTPNSDCYNPPELGAGPRELGVPPAEGLPSKSLCNTSILSSSLQSLEYLINDIHPPCIKEQMLGKGYETVSVPRLLDHQHAHIRLPVYR; encoded by the exons GGCACCGGCTGGCGGAGGGGGCGGCACTGCCCGCCAGGAAGCCCAGACCATGCTGGCCTGCCTGCAGaggacccagaaccccccagcccagcacctcgCCTGCCCCAACAAGGCATTGGAACCACGCAAGT GTGAGACGGCGGCACCCATGCATTCCCCGCGCTACCCCAGCCCCGCCGAGCTGGATGCCTACGCACAGAAGGTGGCCAACAGCCCGCTGACCATCAAGATCTTCCCCACCAACATCAGGGTTCCCCAGCACAAGCACCTTAACCGGACGGTCAATGGCTATGACACCACGGGGCAGCGCTACAGCCCTTACCCGCTGCACGCCGGTGGCTACCAGGGTCTCCTGGCCATCGTCAAAGCCTCCGGCAAAAGCGTGGTGAAGAACTCGGAGGGGAAGCGGACTAAGCTCTCGCCTGCCCAGGTCGGCGTTGCTCCCTACCCCGCGTCAAGCACTTTAGCTCAAGGTCCCTCCTGCGCCGGGCAGCTGAGCTACCACAGCGGCCAGAAACAGCTGGAGGGTCCCGTGCCCCCCAACGTGACGGTGGCGGCGTCTGTGCTGCCGCTGGCGGGCAGGAGCCTGGCCCTGCCGCCGTCCAACCTGCCCTCCATCCAGAGCATCATCTACCAGATCAATCAGCAGTGCCAGGCGCAGGGTGCCCAGCCGGGCTGCCCGGCCGTCGTGGCCACCAACCCCAGCCCGGCCAAGCACGGCGCCTTCACCGGCGCTGCCGCATATGCCGGTGCTGTCTTACCGGAGTGCCGCAAGGGTGCTGAGCTGGCGCTGGGCTCCAACCCAGCCGTGGCTCTGGCACCCAAGGCAGGCATCTACCCCGAGGGCATGGACTACCTGGTctggcagcagaagcagcagcagcagcacctgcgAATGTACAGCGGGGGCAGTGGCGGCGGGGGGGCCCTCAGCAAATCCCCCGAGACGTGCGCGGGTGCCTCGCGCCCCTACGCCTTGGGTGGCGCGGCCGAGAAGGTGAGCTCGTCTCCTTTGAACTGCATGCATGGCAACTTCTCGGTGGGGCAATACTTCGCCCCACCTTGGAATAGCATCTTGGTGACCCCCAACAGCGACTGTTACAACCCGCCGGAGCTGGGGGCCGGACCCCGGGAGCTGGGGGTGCCCCCGGCCGAGGGGCTGCCCAGCAAGTCGCTCTGCAATACCTCcatcctcagcagcagcctccagTCCCTGGAGTATCTCATCAACGACATCCACCCGCCCTGCATCAAGGAGCAGATGTTGGGCAAGGGCTACGAGACCGTGTCTGTGCCAAGGCTCTTGGACCACCAGCACGCCCACATCCGCCTGCCCGTCTACAGATAA